One part of the Acidobacteriota bacterium genome encodes these proteins:
- a CDS encoding NCS2 family permease: MPERPALRTEVLAGVTTFVTMAYIVFVQPAVLGAAGMDPGAVFMATCLASAIATALMGWWANYPIAVAPAMGHNFFFAYTVVLAGGTPWQVALGAVAIAGVLFILTAGVGLREHVIAAVPDPLKHGIGVGIGLLIALIGLQWAGIIVDTPGTMVGLGDLTSPPAALAAATLLFTAVLMARGVKGAFLVGMAAATVGALALGLVQYDGIFSTPPSLAPTFLQLDIPGALRFDMLDVVIVFFFLALFDSVGTLIGVANRIGAVTNGVIPRARQALMADAVGTVIGAGLGTSTVTAYIESSTGVAAGGRTGRANYVTAGLFLLVPFVYPLVKMIGGGVAGPGGVTLYPIVAPALVLVGVMMMESVVHIRWGDHASAIPAFLTMVTIPLAVSITDGIAFGFIAAAVLALATGRRRSLHPLAYLFAALFVLRYVLR; the protein is encoded by the coding sequence ATGCCCGAGCGTCCCGCCCTCCGAACCGAGGTCCTGGCCGGGGTCACGACGTTTGTGACCATGGCCTACATTGTGTTTGTGCAGCCGGCCGTGCTTGGGGCGGCCGGCATGGATCCCGGCGCCGTGTTTATGGCCACGTGCCTGGCGTCCGCGATCGCCACCGCCCTCATGGGCTGGTGGGCCAACTATCCCATCGCGGTTGCGCCGGCCATGGGCCACAACTTCTTCTTCGCGTACACCGTGGTGCTGGCCGGCGGAACGCCGTGGCAGGTGGCCCTGGGCGCGGTGGCGATTGCCGGCGTGCTGTTTATCCTCACGGCCGGCGTCGGGCTGCGCGAACACGTCATCGCTGCCGTGCCCGATCCCCTGAAACATGGCATCGGGGTTGGCATCGGCCTGCTCATCGCGCTCATCGGGCTGCAGTGGGCCGGCATCATCGTGGACACCCCTGGCACGATGGTGGGGCTGGGCGACCTGACGTCGCCGCCGGCCGCGCTGGCGGCCGCGACGCTGCTCTTTACCGCGGTGCTCATGGCCCGCGGCGTCAAAGGCGCCTTCCTGGTCGGCATGGCCGCAGCCACCGTGGGAGCGCTCGCACTGGGGCTCGTGCAGTACGACGGCATCTTCAGCACGCCGCCGTCACTGGCGCCAACCTTCCTGCAACTCGACATCCCCGGCGCGCTCCGCTTCGACATGCTCGACGTCGTCATCGTCTTCTTCTTCCTGGCGTTGTTTGATTCAGTCGGGACGCTGATCGGGGTGGCCAATCGGATTGGCGCGGTGACCAACGGCGTGATACCCCGGGCGCGGCAGGCGCTGATGGCGGATGCCGTGGGCACCGTCATTGGCGCCGGCCTGGGCACATCCACGGTGACGGCGTACATCGAAAGCTCGACGGGTGTTGCGGCCGGCGGCCGGACAGGCCGCGCCAATTACGTCACGGCCGGGTTGTTCCTGTTGGTGCCGTTCGTGTATCCACTCGTCAAGATGATCGGCGGGGGAGTGGCCGGGCCGGGCGGGGTGACGCTCTATCCGATCGTGGCGCCGGCACTGGTGCTTGTGGGCGTGATGATGATGGAGAGCGTCGTGCACATCCGGTGGGGCGATCACGCGTCGGCGATCCCGGCCTTCCTCACGATGGTGACGATCCCCCTCGCGGTGAGCATTACCGACGGCATTGCGTTCGGATTCATCGCGGCGGCCGTGCTGGCGCTCGCGACGGGCCGCAGGCGCAGCCTGCACCCGCTCGCCTATCTCTTCGCGGCCCTCTTCGTGCTCCGCTACGTGCTGCGATGA
- a CDS encoding FAD-dependent oxidoreductase, which translates to MVSAPVAPLRIAIIGSGISGLTAAHRLQQHHQVTIFEAGPAAGGHTHTADVTLDGRRYAVDTGFIVFNHRHYPRFTELLADLGVASQPTVMSFSVRSDRSGLEYSSASVNALFAQRRNLVRPQFARLLWDIRRFNHDAAASGLPDDRTTVAEYVEQHGYSKAFRDLYLVPMGASLWSSPPRRFLGFSIRFVIEFMRNHALLQISGQPTWRVITGGSRTYVDALLARFTGAVVFNRPIRQVQRLADRVLLTDATGHQAPFDQVILACHADQALGMLADPSPVEREVLGAFPYQRNEVLLHTDTSVLPRSRRAWASWNYHVPATDRDAVSVTYDMNRLQRLHAPHQFNVTLNGSHLINQDLVLGRFTYHHPAFTPGRDTAQRRHADLIGVNRTSFCGAYWGFGFHEDGVRSALAVADALDRRVAA; encoded by the coding sequence ATGGTTTCCGCGCCCGTCGCGCCCCTCCGCATCGCCATCATCGGTTCCGGCATTTCCGGCCTCACGGCCGCGCACCGGCTCCAGCAGCACCATCAGGTAACCATCTTCGAGGCCGGCCCTGCGGCCGGTGGACACACGCACACCGCCGACGTGACCCTCGACGGACGACGCTACGCCGTCGACACCGGGTTCATCGTCTTCAACCACCGCCACTACCCGCGGTTCACGGAACTGCTCGCCGACCTGGGGGTCGCGTCGCAGCCCACGGTCATGAGTTTCAGCGTCCGGTCCGACCGGTCCGGGCTCGAATACAGCAGCGCGTCGGTCAACGCGTTATTTGCACAGCGACGCAACCTGGTGCGCCCACAGTTTGCCCGCCTGTTGTGGGACATCCGCCGCTTCAACCATGACGCAGCGGCCTCCGGCCTGCCCGACGATCGCACGACGGTGGCCGAGTACGTGGAACAGCATGGGTACAGCAAGGCATTCCGGGATCTGTATCTGGTGCCAATGGGCGCGTCGCTCTGGTCAAGTCCGCCGCGGCGGTTCCTCGGTTTCTCGATTCGGTTCGTCATCGAGTTCATGCGCAACCACGCGCTGCTGCAGATCAGCGGCCAGCCCACCTGGCGCGTGATTACCGGCGGGTCGCGCACGTACGTGGACGCGCTCCTGGCCCGGTTCACCGGCGCGGTCGTCTTCAACCGTCCGATCCGGCAGGTACAACGCCTGGCGGATCGGGTCCTGCTCACAGACGCCACCGGCCACCAGGCTCCGTTCGACCAGGTGATCCTGGCGTGCCACGCGGACCAGGCCCTGGGGATGCTGGCCGATCCGTCCCCGGTCGAACGTGAAGTGCTGGGCGCGTTCCCCTACCAGCGGAACGAGGTCCTGCTGCATACCGACACGTCCGTGTTGCCACGGTCGCGGCGGGCATGGGCCAGCTGGAACTACCACGTGCCGGCCACCGATCGTGACGCCGTTTCGGTGACCTATGACATGAACCGGCTGCAGCGGTTGCATGCGCCGCACCAGTTCAACGTCACGCTGAATGGCTCGCACCTGATCAATCAGGATTTGGTCCTCGGCCGTTTCACGTACCACCATCCGGCATTCACGCCCGGCCGGGATACGGCGCAACGCCGGCACGCCGATCTCATCGGCGTCAACCGCACCTCCTTCTGCGGTGCCTACTGGGGCTTTGGGTTTCATGAGGACGGCGTTCGCAGCGCATTGGCCGTGGCCGACGCGCTCGATCGACGAGTGGCCGCATGA
- a CDS encoding DUF1365 domain-containing protein, producing the protein MTSALYIGRLRHRRFSPKPHEFTYSIFQVYLDLAELDRVFHRRWFWSTRRPALAWFRRADHLGDPAVPLDTAVRDLVEAAGEPRPAGPVRLLTHLRYFGYGMNPVSFYYCFDPGGTCVEAIVAEVNNTPWGERHCYVLTARTSGTPGHFALRKAFHVSPFMPMTIDYDWHMTTPGPHLAIHMVNLEAGRRVFDATLSLERRPITGLHLARVLLTYPAMTMQVVVGIYWQAFRLWWKGVPYHPHPRRTTGGDSPTHATENVR; encoded by the coding sequence ATGACCAGCGCCCTCTACATCGGGCGCCTCCGCCATCGTCGCTTCAGCCCGAAACCCCACGAATTTACGTACTCAATCTTTCAGGTCTACCTGGATCTGGCTGAACTCGATCGCGTGTTCCACCGCCGCTGGTTCTGGTCCACGCGCCGGCCAGCACTCGCGTGGTTCCGGCGCGCCGATCATCTCGGCGACCCGGCGGTCCCTCTGGACACGGCCGTGAGGGATCTGGTCGAAGCCGCAGGCGAACCACGCCCGGCCGGACCTGTGCGACTGCTGACGCACCTGCGCTACTTCGGGTACGGGATGAATCCCGTCAGTTTCTATTACTGCTTCGATCCGGGCGGCACCTGCGTTGAGGCGATTGTGGCCGAGGTCAACAACACACCCTGGGGCGAGCGCCACTGCTACGTGCTCACGGCCCGCACCAGCGGCACGCCTGGGCACTTTGCGCTCCGCAAGGCGTTTCACGTGTCGCCCTTCATGCCGATGACGATCGACTACGACTGGCACATGACCACGCCGGGGCCGCACCTGGCCATCCACATGGTCAACCTCGAGGCCGGCCGGCGGGTTTTCGACGCCACGCTCTCGCTCGAGCGGCGTCCAATCACCGGCCTGCACCTCGCCCGCGTCCTTCTCACGTACCCGGCCATGACGATGCAGGTGGTGGTCGGCATTTATTGGCAGGCATTCCGGCTCTGGTGGAAGGGCGTGCCCTACCATCCCCACCCCCGGCGCACCACCGGCGGCGACTCACCCACACACGCAACGGAGAACGTTCGATGA
- a CDS encoding class I SAM-dependent methyltransferase, translating to MKDSLAAARLSDTHVSKGTWLDGTAYRLVDRTLNGLREGRLTVISPFGSRAYGHSGELAATIHVADPAMFRRLLTGGTLAAARSYVRGEWRADDLTAVCRIVARNLDVADRLDSGWARLSAPFFGAVHRARRNTRGGSRRNIHAHYDLGNEFFALFLDDTMTYSCGVFEHDQSSLADAQRAKIDRILQKLHLQPTDHLLEIGTGWGALAIRAAAHYGCRVTTTTISRHQRDVAESRVRQAGLTDRVTVLLADYRDLTGTYDALVSIEMIEAVGAEFLDTFFAQCGRRLRPGGRMGIQAITVPDSRYDGYVRSVDFIRQDVFPGSSLVSVGAMNDSAARTTDLRPESVEDLTPHYARTLREWRTRFLDRLDDVRSLGYPEEFIRRWEFYLASCEAGFAERTTGLVQMVYAGPASAPTGDRS from the coding sequence ATGAAGGATTCCCTGGCGGCCGCAAGGCTCAGTGACACACATGTATCGAAGGGCACCTGGCTGGATGGCACGGCGTACCGGCTGGTCGATCGCACGCTGAACGGCCTTCGCGAGGGCCGGCTCACTGTGATCAGCCCCTTTGGCTCGCGCGCGTACGGACATTCCGGAGAGTTGGCGGCGACCATTCATGTCGCCGACCCAGCCATGTTTCGCCGGCTGCTCACCGGAGGGACGCTGGCGGCGGCCCGCTCGTATGTGCGCGGCGAATGGCGGGCGGACGACCTGACTGCGGTGTGCCGCATCGTCGCCCGCAATCTGGACGTGGCCGATCGACTGGACTCGGGCTGGGCACGCCTGTCCGCGCCGTTCTTTGGTGCCGTCCACCGGGCTCGCCGGAATACGCGCGGTGGCAGCCGCCGCAACATCCACGCGCACTACGATCTTGGCAATGAGTTCTTCGCACTGTTTCTCGACGACACGATGACGTATTCGTGCGGCGTCTTTGAACACGACCAGAGTTCGCTGGCCGACGCACAGCGCGCAAAGATCGACCGGATCCTGCAGAAACTGCACCTGCAGCCGACCGACCATCTGCTGGAAATCGGTACCGGATGGGGAGCCCTTGCCATCCGCGCTGCCGCGCACTACGGGTGCCGAGTCACCACCACCACCATTTCGCGTCACCAGCGGGACGTCGCGGAGAGCCGCGTGCGCCAGGCCGGGTTGACCGATCGAGTCACAGTGCTGCTTGCTGACTATCGTGACCTCACGGGCACCTACGACGCACTCGTATCCATCGAAATGATCGAAGCCGTCGGGGCCGAATTTCTCGACACCTTCTTCGCGCAGTGCGGCCGGCGCCTCCGGCCAGGAGGGCGCATGGGAATCCAGGCCATCACCGTGCCCGACAGCCGGTATGACGGGTACGTGCGCTCCGTGGACTTCATTCGACAGGATGTCTTCCCAGGCAGTTCACTCGTCTCGGTCGGCGCGATGAACGACTCGGCAGCACGAACCACCGACCTCCGCCCGGAATCGGTGGAAGATCTGACGCCGCACTATGCCCGCACGCTTCGTGAGTGGCGCACGCGGTTTCTCGACCGCCTCGATGACGTTCGATCGCTGGGTTACCCAGAGGAGTTCATCCGACGCTGGGAGTTCTATCTGGCCTCGTGCGAAGCCGGATTCGCGGAACGCACCACCGGCCTGGTCCAGATGGTCTATGCCGGGCCCGCATCTGCACCCACAGGAGACCGATCGTGA
- a CDS encoding class I SAM-dependent methyltransferase, translating into MCRQRLRVEMRDVTDQPGRRAALRRDMDTSPIALVPDAANAQHYEAPVELFERALGPQLKYSCGYWPQGVTTLAQAEEAALEETAVHALLADGQEVLELGCGWGSLTLWMARRYPSSRILAVSNSHRQRAFILERAASRGLSNVEVVTADMNDFSTERRFDRIVSVEMFEHMRNYRALLQRISGWMRPDAKLFIHIFCHRSLAYPYATEGRGDWMGRHFFTGGLMPSESLLLDFNTDVHVVQQWRWDGTHYQKTANAWLANLDAARDDLMDVFVRHYGQRDAERWFHRWRLFFMACAELWAYRQGREWCVAHYLLEPGPAHAGRPPQVAM; encoded by the coding sequence ATGTGCCGGCAGCGCCTGCGCGTGGAGATGCGCGACGTCACGGACCAGCCGGGCCGGCGTGCAGCGCTCCGCCGTGACATGGATACCAGCCCCATCGCGCTCGTCCCGGACGCGGCAAACGCCCAGCACTATGAAGCGCCGGTCGAGCTGTTCGAGCGGGCCCTGGGCCCGCAGTTGAAGTACAGCTGCGGATACTGGCCGCAGGGCGTCACAACGCTGGCGCAGGCCGAGGAAGCGGCGCTTGAGGAAACCGCCGTTCACGCGCTGCTGGCCGATGGTCAGGAGGTGCTCGAGCTTGGCTGTGGCTGGGGCTCGTTGACCCTGTGGATGGCCAGGCGGTACCCTTCGAGCCGTATCCTGGCCGTCTCCAACTCGCATCGGCAGCGGGCCTTCATCCTGGAACGGGCGGCATCGCGAGGCCTGTCAAACGTGGAGGTCGTGACTGCGGACATGAACGATTTCTCCACCGAACGCCGGTTCGACCGTATTGTCTCTGTCGAGATGTTCGAACACATGCGCAACTACCGCGCGCTCCTGCAGCGCATCTCCGGCTGGATGCGGCCCGATGCGAAGCTCTTCATTCATATCTTCTGCCACCGGTCCCTGGCCTACCCGTACGCCACGGAAGGGCGGGGCGACTGGATGGGCCGGCACTTCTTTACCGGCGGACTGATGCCGAGCGAATCGCTGCTGCTCGACTTCAACACCGATGTGCACGTGGTGCAGCAGTGGCGATGGGACGGCACGCACTACCAGAAGACGGCCAACGCGTGGCTCGCGAACCTGGACGCCGCCAGGGACGACCTCATGGACGTCTTCGTGCGCCACTACGGTCAGCGGGACGCCGAGCGATGGTTCCACCGGTGGCGTCTGTTCTTCATGGCGTGCGCTGAACTCTGGGCCTATCGGCAGGGCCGTGAGTGGTGCGTGGCCCACTACCTGCTTGAGCCGGGCCCCGCGCACGCGGGACGCCCACCACAGGTCGCGATGTGA
- a CDS encoding cobalamin B12-binding domain-containing protein: MNGPYKIGTLARLTGFSPALLRAWERRFGLILPERGEGGQRVYGDGDLALLRRVSALLAGGRAIGEIARLDRATLRSTAQVTVPAGGPAVAESLRERIVTAAVALNARGVSSALDEAFATMAADHVVSDVIEPAAIAVGILWKSGTCTVASEHLVSDQFLLRLGRLLDAAQPLDADAPRVVAACFPDEHHQLGLRIVAWHLARHGVRVVYLGSSMPLEDLAIACRTSRPHAVLLSVTRRAVFTRHMTALTRLFPETVVDRLFVGGQGVPTGARSTAHRIAFPHDTPLATVVQRIVTDVGSVKPRPRVRRPTAR, from the coding sequence GTGAACGGCCCCTACAAAATCGGCACGCTCGCCCGGCTCACCGGCTTCTCGCCCGCACTGCTGCGCGCGTGGGAGCGGCGGTTCGGACTGATCCTACCGGAGCGTGGCGAGGGCGGCCAACGCGTGTACGGCGATGGCGACCTGGCGCTGCTCAGGCGCGTGAGCGCCCTGCTGGCTGGGGGACGGGCGATCGGTGAAATCGCGCGACTCGATCGCGCGACGTTGCGGTCAACCGCCCAGGTCACCGTACCTGCCGGTGGCCCGGCTGTGGCCGAATCCCTGCGCGAACGAATCGTCACGGCCGCCGTCGCGCTCAACGCTCGTGGCGTGTCTTCCGCTCTCGATGAGGCCTTTGCCACGATGGCGGCCGATCACGTGGTGAGTGACGTCATCGAGCCGGCCGCGATCGCGGTCGGGATTCTCTGGAAATCGGGCACGTGCACCGTCGCCAGCGAACACCTCGTGAGCGACCAGTTCCTGCTTCGATTGGGCCGACTCCTTGACGCCGCTCAACCGCTGGACGCAGACGCGCCCCGAGTCGTGGCCGCGTGTTTCCCGGATGAACACCACCAGCTCGGCCTTCGAATCGTGGCCTGGCATCTGGCGCGCCATGGCGTGCGCGTGGTCTATCTGGGTTCGTCGATGCCGCTCGAAGATCTGGCGATCGCCTGCCGCACGTCGCGCCCACACGCCGTCCTCCTGTCGGTCACACGCCGGGCTGTCTTCACGCGTCACATGACGGCGCTCACCCGCCTGTTCCCCGAGACCGTGGTCGATCGCCTTTTCGTCGGCGGCCAGGGCGTGCCAACCGGTGCGCGAAGCACTGCCCATCGCATCGCGTTCCCGCACGACACCCCACTCGCGACCGTGGTACAGCGGATCGTCACGGACGTGGGCAGCGTCAAGCCGCGACCACGTGTGCGGCGGCCGACGGCACGATGA
- a CDS encoding ammonium transporter: MTLTKSIPFLILVLCALVALFVPESAPVVTGGPIDSGDTAWLLTATCLVLLMTPGLSFFYGGMVSRKNVISTMLQSFVALGVVSLIWIVFGFSLAFGDSYHGLIGNPMTFFMFRGVGSATHPDLAPTIPLALFAMFQLKFAVITPALITGSFAERVRFSSYLVFMTLFTIFVYCPLAHWTWHPEGFLRQWGVLDFAGGTVVHMSAGVAALAGAIFLGPRRVHMDGSPHVASNIPYVLLGTGMLWFGWFGFNAGSSLGANATAAMAVVTTNTASAAAMMTWLLFDVARGRRPSALGACIGAVVGLVAITPAAGFVSIGHSVFIGVLAAVVSNWAVHLKSKSTLDDTLDVFPCHGVGGMVGMLATGLLARDVGLMSGETRTMLFHLVALVLVTAFAFVMSYVLYWVTDRLLTLRVPVEQEAIGLDISQHSEFLDLEPFQQFGGQK, encoded by the coding sequence ATGACCCTGACGAAATCCATTCCATTTCTGATTCTGGTGCTGTGTGCGCTGGTGGCCCTGTTTGTTCCGGAGTCGGCGCCAGTTGTGACGGGCGGCCCGATCGACTCAGGCGACACCGCCTGGTTGCTGACGGCCACGTGCCTCGTGCTGCTCATGACGCCGGGGCTGTCATTTTTTTATGGCGGCATGGTCAGCAGGAAGAACGTGATTTCCACCATGCTGCAGAGCTTTGTGGCGCTCGGCGTGGTGAGTCTGATCTGGATCGTGTTCGGATTCAGCCTCGCGTTTGGAGACAGTTACCACGGCCTCATCGGCAACCCGATGACATTTTTCATGTTCCGGGGTGTGGGTAGCGCCACTCACCCCGACCTCGCGCCCACGATTCCCCTCGCGTTGTTCGCGATGTTCCAGTTGAAGTTCGCGGTCATCACTCCGGCGCTCATCACCGGATCGTTTGCCGAGCGCGTCCGCTTCTCCTCGTATCTGGTGTTCATGACGCTGTTCACGATCTTTGTGTATTGCCCGCTCGCACACTGGACGTGGCATCCGGAAGGGTTCCTGCGGCAGTGGGGCGTCCTCGACTTCGCCGGGGGCACGGTCGTGCACATGTCTGCGGGTGTCGCGGCGCTGGCAGGGGCGATCTTCCTCGGTCCCCGCCGCGTGCACATGGACGGCAGCCCGCACGTCGCATCGAACATTCCGTACGTCCTGCTCGGCACCGGCATGTTGTGGTTCGGCTGGTTCGGGTTCAACGCCGGGTCGTCACTCGGCGCCAATGCCACCGCGGCGATGGCGGTGGTGACGACCAATACGGCATCGGCCGCGGCCATGATGACGTGGCTCCTGTTCGACGTCGCCCGCGGGCGACGGCCATCCGCACTTGGCGCGTGCATCGGTGCCGTGGTTGGCCTTGTGGCCATTACACCGGCTGCCGGATTCGTGTCGATCGGACACAGTGTATTCATCGGCGTGTTGGCCGCGGTGGTGAGCAACTGGGCCGTGCACCTGAAGTCAAAGTCAACGCTTGATGACACGCTCGACGTGTTTCCCTGCCACGGTGTGGGCGGCATGGTGGGCATGCTGGCTACCGGACTCCTGGCGCGCGACGTGGGGCTGATGTCTGGCGAGACGCGGACCATGCTGTTTCACCTCGTCGCCCTGGTCCTGGTCACCGCCTTCGCGTTCGTGATGTCATACGTGCTCTATTGGGTGACCGATCGATTACTCACGTTGCGCGTGCCCGTGGAGCAGGAGGCGATCGGCCTCGATATCAGTCAGCACAGCGAATTTCTCGATCTGGAGCCGTTCCAGCAGTTCGGCGGCCAGAAGTGA
- a CDS encoding energy transducer TonB: MATVPAPLKVEQGWLGASSMFQPPAHHKMGRAFSTSVALHGGAVALFFLILALRPAPEAAQPTPIEKYNLVFVQAAGPGGGGGGGGNSSPTPPAKLEMKAVLPKPPVIEPVKVDVPPPPALVAPVQMAAVMPTAGTMSGLTAAPSLGAGTGGGGGTGVGTGTGPGRGSGIGDGTGGGFGGGAMRPGSGVTNPTILRQIDPKYTPEAMRAKIQGMVELEAVVGTNGVITEVRISKSLDRAFGLDEEAMKTARQWLFRPGRFQGQAVPILVVIQMEFRLH, encoded by the coding sequence GTGGCTACCGTTCCGGCTCCCCTCAAGGTTGAGCAGGGCTGGCTCGGCGCAAGTTCGATGTTTCAGCCGCCCGCGCATCACAAGATGGGGCGCGCGTTCTCAACGTCTGTCGCACTCCACGGCGGCGCGGTCGCACTGTTCTTCCTGATCCTGGCGCTGCGTCCGGCTCCGGAAGCTGCACAGCCGACGCCCATTGAAAAATACAACCTGGTGTTTGTGCAGGCGGCCGGTCCAGGCGGCGGTGGCGGCGGTGGCGGCAACTCCTCTCCGACGCCCCCGGCCAAACTCGAAATGAAAGCCGTATTACCGAAGCCGCCGGTGATTGAGCCAGTCAAGGTGGATGTCCCGCCGCCCCCTGCGCTGGTCGCGCCGGTACAGATGGCTGCGGTCATGCCGACGGCCGGTACGATGTCGGGACTCACGGCTGCGCCCTCATTGGGAGCCGGCACCGGTGGCGGTGGTGGCACGGGCGTGGGCACGGGCACCGGGCCAGGACGCGGCTCTGGTATTGGTGACGGCACCGGCGGCGGGTTCGGCGGCGGCGCGATGCGACCGGGCAGCGGCGTGACCAACCCGACCATCCTTCGCCAAATCGATCCCAAATACACACCCGAGGCCATGCGCGCCAAGATTCAGGGCATGGTGGAACTCGAAGCCGTGGTGGGCACCAATGGCGTCATCACCGAGGTGCGGATCAGCAAGTCGCTCGATCGCGCATTTGGTCTGGATGAAGAAGCGATGAAGACGGCCCGGCAGTGGCTGTTCCGCCCTGGACGTTTCCAGGGGCAGGCGGTGCCGATCCTGGTGGTGATCCAGATGGAGTTCAGGCTCCACTAG
- the tatA gene encoding twin-arginine translocase TatA/TatE family subunit yields MFGSLGVPELLIILFIVILVFGASRLPELGKGIGKGIRNFKDATKDGLTDKRDS; encoded by the coding sequence ATGTTCGGCAGCCTTGGTGTTCCCGAGTTACTCATCATCCTTTTCATCGTGATCCTGGTGTTTGGCGCCAGCCGCCTGCCCGAATTGGGCAAGGGGATCGGCAAGGGCATCCGGAACTTCAAGGACGCGACGAAAGACGGCCTGACCGACAAGCGCGACTCGTAA